A genomic stretch from Neomonachus schauinslandi chromosome 16, ASM220157v2, whole genome shotgun sequence includes:
- the PPP1R15A gene encoding protein phosphatase 1 regulatory subunit 15A isoform X1, which yields MAPGQVPHQPAPWRDTYAFFLLSPLMGLLSRAWSHLRGPGPPEPWLLEALTGSHPGEAGLGGEAKTFPATCHAPWGRYFQGETGDSGAAEDDEVFWEACHDLKANSSPLEAWEFSEDDEEYGGEQATSVPKEQGSEFIDGQPASLSPSLLVRALQEPPGEEKSEEGAAEVEVVTFFSFPPGEEEEEEGEAVNKEAARSPTAPLSPGSKPKAWVYCAGEEEDQATEEKRTENKEVIKNSVSPSFSGFHPRAWECCSGEESEEEEDEFSDSGAAEEEGEAEGPSSIPSTSALVRAWVFRPGEDTEEEDEDSDWGAAEEEGEAEGPSSIPSTSALLRAWVYRPGEDTEEEDEDSDWGSAEGPSSIPSTSALVRAWVYRPGEDTEEEEDSDWGAAEEEGEAEGPSSIPSTSALVRAWVYRPGEDTELEDEDSDWGAAEEEGEAEATDTFSRAWVYRPGEDTEPEEDSEAANSEPSPSLQAQSTLHRGWTYRPGEDTEGGEVAEEWGEAEPCPFRVAIYLPGEKPPPPWARPRLPLRLQRRLKPTETPTRHPDPETPLKARKVHFSEKVSVHLLAVWAGPAQAARRGPWEQLARDRSRFAWRIAQAQEQLGPCLTPAARARAWARCGNPTPPLAATPAPPQISPLSSIQATPLSHVGASPSTPVSPSPCLDLSGRSG from the exons ATGGCCCCAGGCCAAGTACCCCATCAGCCTGCCCCCTGGAGGGATACCTACGCCTTTTTCCTCCTATCCCCGCTGATGGGCCTTCTCAGCAGGGCCTGGAGCCACCTGAGGGGCCCAGGACCTCCAGAACCCTGGCTGTTGGAAGCATTAACCGGAAGCCATCCGGGAGAAGCTGGCCTGGGGGGAGAAGCTAAGACATTTCCCGCCACCTGCCATGCCCCCTGGGGCAGGTACTTTCAAGGGGAGACTGGAGACAGTGGAGCAGCTGAGGATGATGAAGTGTTCTGGGAGGCCTGCCATGATCTAAAAGCCAACAGTTCTCCTCTTGAAGCCTGGGAGTTTTCAGAGGATGATGAAGAGTATGGTGGGGAACAAGCAACTAGTGTCCCTAAAGAGCAGGGAAGTGAATTTATAGATGGCCAGCCTGCTTCCTTGTCCCCCAGCCTTCTGGTAAGAGCCCTGCAAGAACCTCCTGGAGAGGAGAAATCTGAGGAAGGAGCTGCGGAAGTTGAAGTGGTCACGTTCTTCTCTTTTCcaccaggggaggaggaggaagaggagggagaagctgtAAACAAAGAAGCTGCCAGAAGCCCTACTGCCCCTTTATCTCCAGGATCCAAGCCCAAAGCTTGGGTGTACTgtgctggggaggaagaggatcaagccacagaggaaaaaagaacagagaataaaGAAGTCATAAAGAACTCCGTTTCCCCCTCATTTTCAGGCTTtcaccccagggcctgggagtGTTGTTCAGGAGAGGaatctgaggaggaggaagatgaattcagtgattcaggagcagctgaggaggagggagaagctgagggtCCCTCTTCCATCCCCTCCACAAGTGCCCTTGTGAGGGCCTGGGTGTTTCGAccaggagaggacacagaggaagAAGATGAGGACAGTGATTGGGGAGCagctgaggaggagggagaagctgagggtCCCTCTTCCATCCCCTCCACAAGTGCCCTCTTGAGGGCCTGGGTGTATCGACCAGGAGAGGACACGGAGGAAGAAGATGAGGACAGTGACTGGGGATCAGCTGAGGGTCCCTCTTCCATCCCATCTACAAGTGCCCTTGTGAGGGCTTGGGTGTATCGAccaggagaggacacagaggaagaagaggacagTGATTGGGGAGCagctgaggaggagggagaagctgagggtCCCTCTTCCATCCCATCCACAAGTGCCCTCGTGAGGGCTTGGGTGTATCGACCAGGAGAGGACACAGAGTTAGAAGATGAGGACAGTGATTGGGGAGCagctgaggaggaaggagaagctgaGGCCACAGATACCTTTTCAAGGGCCTGGGTATATAGGCCAGGAGAGGACACAGAGCCGGAAGAGGATTCAGAAGCAGCTAACTCTGAGCCAAGTCCCTCCCTTCAGGCTCAGAGCACCCTCCACCGGGGCTGGACATACCGGCCTGGAGAGgacacagagggaggggaagttgctgaggagtggggagaagcTGAGCCCTGCCCCTTCCGAGTGGCCATCTATTTACCTGGGGAGAAGCCACCACCTCCCTGGGCTCGTCCTCGGCTGCCCCTCCGACTGCAGAGGCGACTCAAGCCCACAGAAACCCCCACCCGGCATCCAGACCCTGAGACTCCCCTAAAGGCCAGAAAG GTACACTTCTCTGAGAAGGTCTCTGTCCATCTCCTGGCTGTCTGGGCAGGACCGGCCCAGGCCGCCCGCCGGGGACCCTGGGAGCAGCTCGCCCGGGATCGCAGTCGCTTCGCCTGGCGGATTGCCCAGGCACAGGAGCAGCTGGGCCCCTGTCTCACCCCTGCCGCCCGGGCCAGGGCCTGGGCCCGCTGTGGGAACCCTACCCCTCCTCTGGCCGCCACACCTGCTCCTCCCCAGATCTCACCATTGTCCTCCATCCAGGCCACACCCTTGAGCCATGTTGGGGCATCTCCCTCCACTCCTGTGTCCCCGTCTCCTTGCCTGGACCTCAGTGGGAGGAGTGGCTAA
- the PPP1R15A gene encoding protein phosphatase 1 regulatory subunit 15A isoform X2: protein MAPGQVPHQPAPWRDTYAFFLLSPLMGLLSRAWSHLRGPGPPEPWLLEALTGSHPGEAGLGGEAKTFPATCHAPWGRYFQGETGDSGAAEDDEVFWEACHDLKANSSPLEAWEFSEDDEEYGGEQATSVPKEQGSEFIDGQPASLSPSLLVRALQEPPGEEKSEEGAAEVEVVTFFSFPPGEEEEEEGEAVNKEAARSPTAPLSPGSKPKAWVYCAGEEEDQATEEKRTENKEVIKNSVSPSFSGFHPRAWECCSGEESEEEEDEFSDSGAAEEEGEAEGPSSIPSTSALVRAWVFRPGEDTEEEDEDSDWGAAEEEGEAEGPSSIPSTSALLRAWVYRPGEDTEEEDEDKEEEDSDWGAAEEEGEAEGPSSIPSTSALVRAWVYRPGEDTELEDEDSDWGAAEEEGEAEATDTFSRAWVYRPGEDTEPEEDSEAANSEPSPSLQAQSTLHRGWTYRPGEDTEGGEVAEEWGEAEPCPFRVAIYLPGEKPPPPWARPRLPLRLQRRLKPTETPTRHPDPETPLKARKVHFSEKVSVHLLAVWAGPAQAARRGPWEQLARDRSRFAWRIAQAQEQLGPCLTPAARARAWARCGNPTPPLAATPAPPQISPLSSIQATPLSHVGASPSTPVSPSPCLDLSGRSG, encoded by the exons ATGGCCCCAGGCCAAGTACCCCATCAGCCTGCCCCCTGGAGGGATACCTACGCCTTTTTCCTCCTATCCCCGCTGATGGGCCTTCTCAGCAGGGCCTGGAGCCACCTGAGGGGCCCAGGACCTCCAGAACCCTGGCTGTTGGAAGCATTAACCGGAAGCCATCCGGGAGAAGCTGGCCTGGGGGGAGAAGCTAAGACATTTCCCGCCACCTGCCATGCCCCCTGGGGCAGGTACTTTCAAGGGGAGACTGGAGACAGTGGAGCAGCTGAGGATGATGAAGTGTTCTGGGAGGCCTGCCATGATCTAAAAGCCAACAGTTCTCCTCTTGAAGCCTGGGAGTTTTCAGAGGATGATGAAGAGTATGGTGGGGAACAAGCAACTAGTGTCCCTAAAGAGCAGGGAAGTGAATTTATAGATGGCCAGCCTGCTTCCTTGTCCCCCAGCCTTCTGGTAAGAGCCCTGCAAGAACCTCCTGGAGAGGAGAAATCTGAGGAAGGAGCTGCGGAAGTTGAAGTGGTCACGTTCTTCTCTTTTCcaccaggggaggaggaggaagaggagggagaagctgtAAACAAAGAAGCTGCCAGAAGCCCTACTGCCCCTTTATCTCCAGGATCCAAGCCCAAAGCTTGGGTGTACTgtgctggggaggaagaggatcaagccacagaggaaaaaagaacagagaataaaGAAGTCATAAAGAACTCCGTTTCCCCCTCATTTTCAGGCTTtcaccccagggcctgggagtGTTGTTCAGGAGAGGaatctgaggaggaggaagatgaattcagtgattcaggagcagctgaggaggagggagaagctgagggtCCCTCTTCCATCCCCTCCACAAGTGCCCTTGTGAGGGCCTGGGTGTTTCGAccaggagaggacacagaggaagAAGATGAGGACAGTGATTGGGGAGCagctgaggaggagggagaagctgagggtCCCTCTTCCATCCCCTCCACAAGTGCCCTCTTGAGGGCCTGGGTGTATCGACCAGGAGAGGACACGGAGGAAGAAGATGAGGACA aggaagaagaggacagTGATTGGGGAGCagctgaggaggagggagaagctgagggtCCCTCTTCCATCCCATCCACAAGTGCCCTCGTGAGGGCTTGGGTGTATCGACCAGGAGAGGACACAGAGTTAGAAGATGAGGACAGTGATTGGGGAGCagctgaggaggaaggagaagctgaGGCCACAGATACCTTTTCAAGGGCCTGGGTATATAGGCCAGGAGAGGACACAGAGCCGGAAGAGGATTCAGAAGCAGCTAACTCTGAGCCAAGTCCCTCCCTTCAGGCTCAGAGCACCCTCCACCGGGGCTGGACATACCGGCCTGGAGAGgacacagagggaggggaagttgctgaggagtggggagaagcTGAGCCCTGCCCCTTCCGAGTGGCCATCTATTTACCTGGGGAGAAGCCACCACCTCCCTGGGCTCGTCCTCGGCTGCCCCTCCGACTGCAGAGGCGACTCAAGCCCACAGAAACCCCCACCCGGCATCCAGACCCTGAGACTCCCCTAAAGGCCAGAAAG GTACACTTCTCTGAGAAGGTCTCTGTCCATCTCCTGGCTGTCTGGGCAGGACCGGCCCAGGCCGCCCGCCGGGGACCCTGGGAGCAGCTCGCCCGGGATCGCAGTCGCTTCGCCTGGCGGATTGCCCAGGCACAGGAGCAGCTGGGCCCCTGTCTCACCCCTGCCGCCCGGGCCAGGGCCTGGGCCCGCTGTGGGAACCCTACCCCTCCTCTGGCCGCCACACCTGCTCCTCCCCAGATCTCACCATTGTCCTCCATCCAGGCCACACCCTTGAGCCATGTTGGGGCATCTCCCTCCACTCCTGTGTCCCCGTCTCCTTGCCTGGACCTCAGTGGGAGGAGTGGCTAA